The DNA sequence acaaataaataaataaataaagcaaacaaacaGCCAGacaataaatagataaataggATTACTAAACTACGATTGCCAGTGCAAACATAAAAAATCACAGACAATGTATTCTCATACGTACACCAAACATTGCATAAAGTTATTGACACCATAAAATCATATTGTGCAAAGTTATGGCTGCCTCCAGTTTTCACAGTTCCAGAAAGGGCGCATGTACTCAACTTGTGCTACAGTTTCAAGTATCTGCTGCCATCGGCTTATAGTTTTTCATTGCCTCCGTTCCATAGTGCATAATGTAGATCATAAAAATGTCCCCGTGTTTATTGGCATTTTCGCAGTCCTAATTAAGAAGAAGAATGGAAATGTAAAGTATGAGCCAATTTTGTGAAAGTTAGGGTATTGGTAAAAAATGCATTATAAGATACACAGAGGGTTTGCCTCATTTTGCCTCATTTCTTCAAAttacacacatacaaataaatgCTAAGTATTTATTTGTTGTTGTACAGTTGCTGAGACTGTCAGTTCAAACTGatgaatgttaatgtaaaacacTCTAGCTGAGCACTGCACAGCACAAATGTTTACTGTTATCAGATACACTTTACTAGAGAGTACTGTATGTAATGGCATTACACAGTGTTCACTTGAATCTATGCAGACTGTGGGGCGATGGATTGCATGTAATTCTAGATGATTGGATTTCATAAACAACAGTTTACATGTctactacattttaaaaatttgggttattttcaacacagccttgggtcaaaaaggaatgAATCCAACCCGTTGAGATGCAGTTTAGCATAtgctgctgggttgtttcaacccaaaatgctttgttgttttaacccatttctgggtcaaatatttaaaaaaaaaatgctgggttaatttaacccaacagctgggtttgttcctttttgacacaacactgggttgaaaatgaGTGTAGACTTTAAAATTACGTATAAAGTTGAATCACATATATGTGAAGTACACAATGTGTATATTGTACGTTACTGAAGCTCACCTGTCTCACCTCTTCATTACAGGTCTGAATGCAGTGATTTTAGTATCCTGGAGTGCTGGACATGTATTATTGAGCTCAGTGTGTTCTGTCTCTGTCTTTCCTGTGCTGGAGAACCCTGcagtaaacacaaacaaaactgcATTTGCATTGGCAGTCACCTACACCTGCACACACACAGGTAACAGCAATTTAAATTCGAACTATACAAATTTAGCACGAACATATGATTGTCACCACTGACTATGGCTTGAATGATTAGCTATGATGTTTTCACAATTATCAACAGTTGGAGTTAACTGTATCAATGAATATACTGCTTTCTTTTTGGTTTCCACAGTTTTATAATTAACAGTAAAATCTGTACCTTCCACTGAGGCATACTGGCAGGATTCAGACAGTCCTGAATAGGATGAAGAGTGTATCTGAAGGTTCTTGTAGCTCCCAATCGTGTATGCTTTATGTATCCCCTGCAGTCCTTCCTGGTAAAGATTTTCAGTATTGCTCAAGTTTGTAGGGTCCTGAAGGGCCTTCAGCTCACCACACTGCCCTCCTCCAACTGTGGGCAACCTGACTGTCTGCATCTGACAGTCTCCAGGCCCAATCCGTACGTCTCCTTGCTGTGTGGCTAATACAACCCCTGCGGCAGCTGTGCGTGCCAGCGACCAGATCCGGGGCTTTTCCGATGTCTCAAAATGAGAGAGTGCCACAGTGCTTATGGAAGTGGACTGAGGTGAGGAGGACTGCTGTGGTTTGGAGCCGAGCGGATCCAGATAGTCCGAGTTCAGAGGTCCCAAATTCTTCAGGCCACAGGGAAAGGATGAGAAGTTCAGCTCAGGGTTACAGTCTCTCTTTGGTGGGGAGGAAGTTGCGAGGTCATCCTGACACGATTTCTCACAGTCACTGTCCAGCTTGTCACATTCCTCGTCCTCAATGTCGTCCAGGTCACTGAACTGCAGGTCTTGCTCATCCTTACTCTCTTTGGAGTCTATGCAAGAGCAGTGAAAGGTACTGAGATTACACAAAAGTGAAATTCACAAGGttgcttttaaacaacatgttttatttacagaaatTAATATTACATATAAAAAGTATGAGGTACCTTTGGTAATGCTGTCCGGGTCAGTCTTAATGAGGTCTTCTTTCCTGTCATCACCTGCTTTGTTTTTGGGGGACCAGGTCATCTTATTCTCTTTCTTTAGTCTCCTTCTTGCATTGGCAAACCAGGTGGACACTTGTGTGAGAGTCATTTTAGTGATAATGGCCAGCATGATTTTTTCACCCTTTGTCGGATACGGGTTTTTCCGGTGTTCATAAAGCCACGTTTTAAGAGTGCTTGTTGTCTCACGTGTAGCATTCTTTCTCCGTGTTGACCCATTAAAATCAACAGTCCCATATCTGaatcaaaacaaaacgcagcattttttttagcattttatgttataatataaaaaatatttatagacAGATACTAATTATAGTAAATActtattatattaaaaaattaaaacttacCTATCATACTGGTATTGTCCCAGTGAGTGGTCATATGGATAGTAGGCAGCGGGTTGGGTTATAGTACCATGAAGACTCCCTGACCCCTCTTTGATTTCATATTGTGGGTTCTATAGATAAAGTAAAAATACCTTTAACATGTGACAGCTGTACCACACATTACTGCCATTTGTTGTGGTCCTGTATTATACTTAACTTTTAAAAGGACATGCATTATTTACACTTTATAAGCACTTTAAATTATCATTGTAAACACGTTGCTTGtatactttcaaaaaaaatgtGGGGTAATATCTTTCTCATTAATCTAAGTAGGCCCTATTAAATCAAGCAGGTGATGTGCAGTGTCTCTTAATTCTCTGTTTATTTCTTCTGATTACTTAGAGTTATTTTGCTCGACAGCTTGATCCTCTTAGCAACCCAAAATAATCAATAACATGCCGTGACTTGAATGAGTCAATCGATTGAACAGAGGACCTGCGCTATATCTGACGAGATTGCTTCACATACCAGGCTGGAGTAGATGGCGGAGGGGTCGGCACTGTACGGAAAGTAGTTGGCGTAGCCCTGACCGGCTGCGGCCGCAGCTGCTGCGTAAGGAGACCCGTACATCCCGAGGGCAGCGTTGAGCTCCGAGCGCGTGCTCGCCAGCAGCCGGTTCTCATAGGAGGGACAGCAGAATGAAGCTGCGCTCTGAGGCGCGCTCGGTCCTTCTGTCACCGACCTGGAAATCGAATCGCAGCAAGTCGTACTGGTGTTTGCCGACACGAAAAACTGCATGAAGAAAATTGTAAGATAGATGTGTCATTCATGTTTGCGTTACAGGTTTCCGTAgttttcttaataaaatagaaaaataagGTAAGctgcaataaattaatttgttaaacgAAAACATTTGAAATTATACTAGATACTTTTATTCTTAttcagtatttttttattaaacatataaAAACGTGCCTTTTTAACTTTAGTAGCTAAGAGTAAATTTattaaagctaaaataattgaaATATTTCAATTTTAGCAGTCAATTTTTAAACCTAATTTCTTATGAGTTAATTTACTTGTGTTTAAAAACTGTTTAGTTGCTTAATTTGTGTTAAGTAAAACTTTCTAAAGAAGTAAAAAAGCGCAGCATACTTTCACTCTGTAATGATTACTTCTTTATAAATTAAAcctatacattttaaaagtcaTGCTGTCAAAATCGCCTTTATCTGAAAATGTATAATTAGTTTATACACAGAGACTCAAAAGGCTACCGGCAAAGGGAGGAGTCTGGCTCTCACTCTAAACAATTACATGGTAAAGGTAAATTACACGTTTACAACAACACGTGAGGtcatttataattaaaattacCCATTTCTATAAATGTTGACAAACACAAGGTACAGCGTAACTTTACTTCAGCGTTTACTTTGAGTGCAGGAAAAACTGCTTCTGTGTTAGATATCCAGAAATGACAACAGCTTGCAAAACGCACTATAACATCAAATCTCATGAAGCTTTTacgtacaaaaaatatatttgcatgcTTACCTGAGAGGTTGCATTGTAAGGATATCCAAACTGCGAGAAAGACATAGCTGCTTCTTTTGTTACCATAAGCAATATTCTTCTCCTGCTGATCGATTGAAACCAAATCTACTTTAAATCCACAGTCTTACACACATTTCCACACTCGGCCTTTCGCTCAATAATAGATGACTGCACTTAACTGGCAAGCACTGAGGATGTTTACGCCAGCCCTggttttatatgtatatataatctCCTTAGTGAAATAAGAAATTAGAGTTAAGCTTCATCAACTACAAAAATATTGTTGTTAAACAGCTGTAGAAAGCTTAAAGGATAACGTAGGACTTGCAAGATATGAACTTGTGGTTGTGCTATTATTTGTGCCTCTATAGTTCTTTAGAATTCATCCGTGCACGGGTAACGGTGTGTGACGTCATTCTAATCCCGGGACAGCTCAGATAGAATGATGTCTTTGCCAATCACGTCATGCTTCGCGCTTTTCTTGAGGTGTGTTTTGCACACCCTGTCCCCTCTGTTTTTTCACCtttcattttccttttttttaaacattagaGTATTCTAAGACTTTAAGCAAATACTTGTATTGGTATTACCAGAAATTATAAAATTTTATAGAATAGAcataatcttaaaaaaatattgttttattctGATAATAAATATATGCACTTTAAATTAATGTAACAAGCATTCAGGCTTTATTTTGGCAGTATTTCATCGTAAAAATTCTATTTTGGGGGGCAAATAATAAGCAAATGATCAAAACAGCTGTTGGTTCTGATTCAGTTCTCATAAATACCTATTTTACGACACATTATCACGTGTTTAAATCTAATAATGTGCATACATTTAGGAGAAAATAAATGACTAAGGttcaatcaaaataaaatgtgtttatagTCTTTATAAAAAAGTTTATGTTCTTGATTTCTTAAACCtattgtttatttcatttttacatGCAGGACCCTTAGTCGATCAGAGGTCCGACCTGATGTTAATTGCGATGATGTTTCCATCTCTCTCTATTAGAGAGAGGGCCAGTCCCTCACATCTCTGGCAGGTCAACACAAAACTGATTGATGCGTATCTCGGGACCTATGCGACCATTACGAGAAATGCGTAATTGCGTCAATTAACAAATGGATATGGCCTTGTTTAACCAGCGAGTTACACCGTGAAAATATGCCTTTGAGGTGAAATTAGACGATCCGAATGAAACAGGGAGTGAgagaggcagagagagagaggagaaatTAGCGGAATCTCTCAAGTCTAATTATACGGCAGCAGTGGGAGGCGACGGGAACAGCATTCTAATTGAAGTATGCGCACTTAAAAGGGACTGTAGAAATAAGACTCCCTCGCGCAGAATGAAGTCTGGATAAAGGGTAATACATGCAGTTTTATTAAATGTTGTCGACAATATAATTGGAAGACTACCCCTCTCTGTCTCTCTATTTCTCTACAGAGTGTGACTATCTCCTCTCTCGTCGCTTTTACTGTTCCTGCCCGAAAGGGATGAGAACTTTGTCAGCGATGATCTCTTTGCGATTACAAGTTCACTCTTTGAGAGGCGCCAGAGAGCCGCAATTTGTGTGCAAGTGCGTTGCGGGTATAATGACAGGATTATATCAATACTTTGATACGTTTAGTCCAAGTTAACACAGTCTCATCATGTTTTGTCCAACATGTGCAAACTTTAAACTAAACAAATTACAAGAGGGATGCACATATTAACAAATTGTTTTGGTTCTTACACTCTCCGAATAAAGGTGAAGAAAACGAGAagatacaaaagttgtcaccgggaaggtacctttttaaaaagtacacttttgtacccaaAATGTGCacattggtacctcaaaggtacttttttaaaagtacCCACCCAAGTGACAACTTCTGTACCTTGTGAGTGTAGTAGGTAAACGCTATTTTCCTGGGTttatttaacccaatggctggaCTCGTCTCTTTTTGATGACATTGTGCTAAGTAAAATACTTTAGtgtaaaatattacattttatttatatagtgcttttcacaattgtttaatagTTCAAACAGCttcacattaataaaaacaagagaaagcGCAGAAAAATCAGTGGACAATAAAATTAGCAAAGTACAGTGGCTAAGATTAAACCGTACTAGTGAGCAAGTATGTAACATATATAAGAAAGTTTTAAATTAAGCTAATGCCCTTTAAGGGGATGAAGAAACTGTTAAAATACTTTCATTAATCAAATAGGAAAATAGTAACAGAATATACATCAAATCTGTGGGGTTTAAGCATTTTTACAAAGATGTCTAATATAAAGCATGCCACAAAGTTCTCGGCTTACATGTGAGAGTTTGTAAGAGGAGTTTCGAGGAAGGTCAGAATCTCATATGTGATAGTTCACTGTAGTTTTTCTAAAGCATTGTGCAAGGGCACACATGATAGCCCAAGTGCATATGGGCACCCTCATCCATAATGCATGAACAGAAGCGCGTAGTGATCAGTACTGATGGGTGGGGGAGTAGAAGTTAAATCAGCCTTAACTGAAGAGGTAGATCGCACTGACCAGTCCTCCACCACACAGATCACTTTTCATCTCATATTGTGCTTTCAGGGTCTTAAGTTCCGATACAAACACATCCTTATTATTTGTCTGAAAATACATTTGGTCTGCATTTTTCTGTATGTAATAACATGGCTCGCTAACTGTATATAGATCTCGTAAGAGATTTTCCAAACTTTGAATAGCATTCTCAGGCAATGTGAACGGTCCCTTCATTTACCTTCATGAggggtgtatgtgtgtgtctgggCCTCTGTTAGCCTTGCATAGGGATTATGAAGGCTCAAAGCCTCACAGCAGAAAGGTTAAACCAACAGCCAGCTTCACCTTCTCATTTAATACATTTCTCAGGCTGCTTTAATGAATTTCACAAAGCTTTTCTGCTTTTTCATAAGACAGATCAGAGctttttatgaaataataataagGCCCTGCTCAGATAGGGGCAGAGTGAAGGGGAGGGGACACTCAGGATCGAAGCGGAGTGATATCTCATTAAACAAGTCTGATATTCCTGATATATTCAGATGAATCCCAGACATACAAGATCCTGAATTATTGCTCACTGTCTCTCCTCGCTTCATTCCTGGCCAGGTATTAACACTGCCAAATTATCGCAAAATTGAAAAGAAAGTAATAAATATTCTAAAGAGAACACCTCAAACATCACATTAATGGATGTGGCCATAACAGTGCCCGGCGAAATCTGAACAAACTTGATTTAAGCAGATGAATAAATTGGCCAGAGAATGAGAGACTTTATAATGTAATTACTTTTGCCCATACTGCAGATGTAATAAAGTTATCAGTATAATTGTTTTAATAAGCTTTGCATTTGAGGCAATAAAGAaagaattgtttaaaaaaatataattaatttttactaaaatgtgtttttcgCAGATTagatgcatttttgtaaaaaatatgcaaattgtCCAAATCGTTTGTTTGTAGAACAtcctaataaaaaataaaagaacaaataatataaataaacgtATAAACATAAAGAGTTTGTGTGAATATGACTGACAGGATcatatcagtgttcttgtatcaCGGTTAAACTGACAGAGCTAGTGTGTTTTCCAAAATGCCCTCTAGTGACTGTGCATGTCTGTGCACACGCATAATGATCTAACTGCTCCAACTGGTCAAGCATGTTTAAAACGCACATTACCAAATCTTTTCGTCTTGCCAGTAAACTCTATGGACAAATAAGGCCAGTACATTAGTTTCTTAGTAATTATACCCCTTCTACATGATGTGGACTGCAGCATCTGCAACAACTTATGTGGTTCTTAAACTTCTGTGTATATTATTTAGGAAACTTTTATTGGTCAGAGTTTAATCTTTCATAGTTCAGGAGACTTTATTAAGATAAGTTACTCACTCTCAAAGTTTCTCTTAAAATTCTCCTTATGAGAAAAACAGTACatacaaatatgaaaattattcACAAACAGTAATAGTATACAGCTTTATAGTATACTTATATGGATTGTAATGCCCAGGTAATttcactgttagacttaactgtaatttctacagttacttaccacaaaatgcccaggAAAATACCCTTATTTTCTTTTCAAGTTCATTactgggtattaacatttaatttacagtgatttactgtatgttttgcggtagactgctgtaaaacaacagcagtagtgctactgaagttaaataaaactgttataaaagcatataaaatggacaaataaaatatatatatataaatgaaatacaatttattttttatgcttttagcggtgaagcaaatttcaaaatgtgaattgtttttcagcagtgtaaataatttattaagaaTTGTAGGTAGAAACAAGAAAGAGATTATGGATAAATGCCTGACCGTCAaatttgaatttgacctcaagacttcaaaacactagtgaTGCCAAGATTTCACATCTCGGAGTGTCGGGAGAGTAACAGTAGAGGCTACTTGGGGAGCATAGCCAGTAACTTTTATcaagtgactctgtggcactgtgGTAGTGTTACAGACCTATGACACAGGTgacatgggtttgattcccctttaaggcaatatatatttttaaactaggttacagtaagggtattatactgtaaaatgaaactgtggtaaaggcatcatactctaaaaacatgtacagttatggtactgtaatggggcagttacacattgccagtgagttactgcatatatacaataaaacgtctaacaattttttttttttttttggaagaaTGTAGTGAGTtgaaatgttaaaggaatagtctactcatttttaatattaaactatgttattaccttgactaagaagagttgatacatccctctatcatctgtgtgcgtgcacgtaagtgctggagcgcgctgcgacgcttcaatagcatttagcttagccccattcattcaatggtaccaatcagagataaagttagaagtgaccaaacacatcaacgtttttcctatttaagacgagtagttatacgagcaagtttggtggtacaaaataaaacgtagcgcttttctaagcggatttaaaagaggaactatattttatggtgtaatagcacttttgggagtacttcgactcggtgcagtaacacccttcctctcccattatgagagggagaaggggagtggacttttcaggcgagtcgaagtactcccaaaagtgctattacgccataaaatatagttcctcttttaaatccgcttagaaaagcgctacgttttattttgtaccaccaaacttgctcgtataactactcgtcttaaataggaaaaacgttgatgagtttggtcacttctaactttatctctgattggtaccatttaatgaatggggctaagctaaatgctatcgaagtgtcgcagtgtgctccagcgcttacgtgcacgcacacagatgatagagggatgtatcaacagttcttagttaaggtaataacatattttaatattgaaaacgagtagactattcctttaaaatgatTGAGTTTTGATTGTATGCTTTGGTCAAATCTAAAGATTCGCAATCTCCTCAAAAATTTAGAAAATTCTGAGATCCAGCAGACGTAAGCAAAAGTCTCCATTTGGTCTCCATCTTATGCTACCCTGAAGAAGCAACGGACACTAAAGAAGTCTCATTTTTGATCTGTCTTTCATTTAGGTACAACTTTTCTCTCTTCTGTGTCTTTTATCCTCCCCCTGTCTGTTCTCTGTGCTTGTGGCCCCCTGAGAAAGGTCCCATCTGCAAATGCTTGTGGGTGGTTAACCAAACACTGGTGCCAATACATACAAATATGCTTAGTGTTTGTTTGCATAAACACTTTACGCTGCACTGTTTTcgtctttttttaaacagttggCGGGAGGTTGAAGGACTGTGACAGACACACAGTTTATTGCTAAGGATACAGTTCATTGCTAGGTCCCAGTCTCCAATTCCTCAGTCTGGATTGTGACACTGCTGTGGTTTTGCTGTATAGGGAAGGACAGCAGATTAAGTCTAATTTTTGCAAACATTAAAGCAGACCAggctgttgtgatgtcagatgTACTTTTCCACTTTCTGTTACTTCAAAGCCTTGTCTTGGGTACCATGCAGTATTAGTAAGAAGTCCAACTAATTGAGAGGTTTTCTTTCACTTTTGATTTTTCTCCTGGATTAAAAGAATGCCAGAAGAGGAAAAATGTTGAGCATTGTAGGGCGGGAGAATTAAAGATTAAGTTACATGTACAAGCAGAAAGAACATGCGTTTATCCCTTATTATGATGGCACATTTTAGTTTCAGGTTTTCATCTCTGGGATTTGGAAAAACCAAAAGTGACCAATTGGTAGTCATCATAAAGTAACTGTTGTTATTCTGTAGGTTTAACAAAATTGACCTGACTGCTTTTATGTGCAGGTGAGAGTGTACTGCTTTGGAGGTACCTATAAGTGGGAACAGACAGAGGCTGATCATGTGCCTACGATCTAACCTTACCACTGCTGGACTAAACAGCATCTCTTACATTGACAGTTCAATTGCGGTGGCCTCTGCTCCTCATTTTCAGTCAAGGCACtagagatttttttttcttcatgcTTGGTCTCAAACGCAAGCCAGATGGTTCTAAAAATATTTCCtccacacatttttattttcatctgcCCTGTCAGGCCCTGTTGTGTCAGTCAGTCCCCTGTGCTTATTGTTGCTTTTATCTGTGTTGTGATATGAATTCAGCAAACTAGCATGTCTTAAAGTATCAAGTTTATCCTTATTAAAAAACAgatgtttttataataattcaTAATGATGGTCATAATAAGCTATATATGAGTATGATCAGTAAAACTACAGTGCTATACATCAGTTTGCTTTatcagttatacattttatatgtaaTCTTTATTGTAAAACTCATTAACAAATAGAAGAAACACACATTACTTACTGTAAAAGAGAACatctaagaaaaatattttcatccCAGACGCAGCTTGGCTTCACATCACTCTCATGCAACACGCTA is a window from the Misgurnus anguillicaudatus chromosome 21, ASM2758022v2, whole genome shotgun sequence genome containing:
- the irx6a gene encoding Iroquois homeobox protein 6a isoform X1, with amino-acid sequence MVTKEAAMSFSQFGYPYNATSQFFVSANTSTTCCDSISRSVTEGPSAPQSAASFCCPSYENRLLASTRSELNAALGMYGSPYAAAAAAAGQGYANYFPYSADPSAIYSSLNPQYEIKEGSGSLHGTITQPAAYYPYDHSLGQYQYDRYGTVDFNGSTRRKNATRETTSTLKTWLYEHRKNPYPTKGEKIMLAIITKMTLTQVSTWFANARRRLKKENKMTWSPKNKAGDDRKEDLIKTDPDSITKDSKESKDEQDLQFSDLDDIEDEECDKLDSDCEKSCQDDLATSSPPKRDCNPELNFSSFPCGLKNLGPLNSDYLDPLGSKPQQSSSPQSTSISTVALSHFETSEKPRIWSLARTAAAGVVLATQQGDVRIGPGDCQMQTVRLPTVGGGQCGELKALQDPTNLSNTENLYQEGLQGIHKAYTIGSYKNLQIHSSSYSGLSESCQYASVEGFSSTGKTETEHTELNNTCPALQDTKITAFRPVMKRTAKMPINTGTFL
- the irx6a gene encoding Iroquois homeobox protein 6a isoform X2, translating into MVTKEAAMSFSQFGYPYNATSQFFVSANTSTTCCDSISRSVTEGPSAPQSAASFCCPSYENRLLASTRSELNAALGMYGSPYAAAAAAAGQGYANYFPYSADPSAIYSSLNPQYEIKEGSGSLHGTITQPAAYYPYDHSLGQYQYDRYGTVDFNGSTRRKNATRETTSTLKTWLYEHRKNPYPTKGEKIMLAIITKMTLTQVSTWFANARRRLKKENKMTWSPKNKAGDDRKEDLIKTDPDSITKDSKESKDEQDLQFSDLDDIEDEECDKLDSDCEKSCQDDLATSSPPKRDCNPELNFSSFPCGLKNLGPLNSDYLDPLGSKPQQSSSPQSTSISTVALSHFETSEKPRIWSLARTAAAGVVLATQQGDVRIGPGDCQMQTVRLPTVGGGQCGELKALQDPTNLSNTENLYQEGLQGIHKAYTIGSYKNLQIHSSSYSGLSESCQYASVEGFSSTGKTETEHTELNNTCPALQDTKITAFRPVMKR